A genome region from Natronobeatus ordinarius includes the following:
- the fdhF gene encoding formate dehydrogenase subunit alpha, with protein MSGDAQDPVKTICPYCGVGCGIQVKPGEEPGDMQFMPWGDAPVNEGRICIKGGAATEVVDHEDRLTDPLIREDDGELREASWEEAYELIVSEMERIREEHGPDAMGFYGSSKVMNEENYLLQKLARRYGTNNVDNCTRMCHASTVWALRTSLGAGAMTNSMEDLRDAADVLWIQGANPAEQHPIANSQYFRQAVLEGATVIQVDPHANKTTRSFKIDETDRHQHLQVKPGTDVALLNVVLKTVLENDWIDEAFIEERTEGFDHLVETLEDFDKRSAAEECGLELEAIERAAETYATAENATIFTGMGMSQHTSGVDNVQNEINLALITGNVGRPGTGVNPLRGQNNVQGTCDVGAMPNVLPGYQLVDDDEAREAVEEVWGFEVPDEPGLTNVEISHESGKSVHGLYIMGENPIMSEPDANVVAERFKQLEFVVVQDIFPTETAEYADVILPATTWAERGGTVTNTDRRVQLMRGVEKVHPNTKHDLEILSEVGTRLFDEGFDFEDVEAVFEELRQVCPIYHGMTYEALGEEGLHWPCYEPGDEGDLYLYEDEFDTENGLGHIEGVRHQPPAEVPDEEYPLVLTTARLEEHYNTGTMSTRSPTLNRVKPENFVDVHPNDAERYGIEDGDEVTIRSRRGEITVKAQVTEDIKEGVIWTTPHFAAASANKLTNDVLDERAKIPEYKAAAAEIAVDVEPTGAEPADD; from the coding sequence ATGTCCGGTGACGCACAGGATCCCGTCAAGACGATCTGTCCGTACTGTGGCGTCGGCTGCGGCATCCAGGTGAAACCGGGCGAGGAGCCCGGGGATATGCAGTTCATGCCGTGGGGTGACGCCCCGGTCAACGAGGGGCGGATCTGCATCAAAGGCGGTGCGGCGACCGAAGTCGTCGACCACGAGGATCGACTCACCGACCCACTGATCCGCGAGGACGACGGCGAACTCCGCGAGGCCAGCTGGGAGGAAGCTTACGAGCTGATCGTCTCCGAGATGGAGCGCATCCGCGAGGAGCACGGCCCGGACGCCATGGGCTTTTACGGCTCCTCGAAGGTGATGAACGAGGAGAACTACCTCCTCCAGAAGCTCGCCCGCCGGTACGGGACGAACAACGTCGACAACTGCACGCGGATGTGTCACGCCTCGACCGTCTGGGCGCTGCGCACCAGCCTGGGTGCCGGGGCGATGACCAACAGCATGGAAGACCTCCGCGACGCCGCCGACGTGCTCTGGATCCAGGGGGCGAATCCGGCCGAACAGCACCCGATCGCCAACAGCCAGTACTTCCGCCAGGCGGTGCTCGAGGGGGCGACCGTCATCCAGGTCGACCCACACGCGAACAAGACCACGCGGTCGTTCAAGATCGACGAGACCGACCGCCACCAGCACCTCCAGGTGAAGCCAGGGACCGACGTCGCCCTGCTGAACGTCGTGCTCAAGACGGTCCTCGAGAACGACTGGATCGACGAGGCGTTCATCGAGGAGCGAACCGAGGGCTTTGACCACCTCGTCGAGACACTCGAGGACTTCGACAAGAGATCCGCGGCCGAGGAGTGTGGCCTCGAGCTCGAGGCGATCGAACGCGCCGCCGAGACGTACGCGACGGCCGAGAACGCGACCATCTTCACCGGGATGGGGATGAGCCAGCACACCAGTGGGGTGGACAACGTCCAGAACGAGATCAACCTCGCGCTGATCACAGGCAACGTCGGCCGGCCGGGTACCGGCGTCAACCCGCTTCGCGGTCAGAACAACGTCCAGGGAACCTGTGACGTCGGTGCGATGCCGAACGTCCTCCCCGGCTACCAGCTCGTCGACGACGACGAGGCCCGCGAGGCCGTCGAGGAGGTCTGGGGCTTCGAGGTACCCGACGAGCCCGGCCTGACGAACGTCGAGATCTCCCACGAGTCCGGCAAGTCGGTCCACGGCCTCTACATCATGGGTGAGAACCCGATCATGTCCGAGCCGGACGCCAACGTCGTCGCCGAACGGTTCAAACAGCTCGAGTTCGTGGTCGTTCAGGATATCTTCCCGACCGAAACCGCGGAGTACGCCGACGTCATCTTGCCGGCGACGACGTGGGCCGAACGCGGCGGCACCGTCACCAACACCGACCGACGGGTCCAGCTGATGCGCGGCGTCGAGAAGGTCCACCCGAACACGAAACACGACCTCGAGATTCTCTCGGAGGTCGGTACCCGACTCTTTGACGAGGGATTCGACTTCGAGGACGTCGAGGCGGTCTTCGAGGAGCTTCGGCAGGTGTGTCCGATCTACCACGGGATGACGTACGAGGCGCTGGGTGAGGAGGGGCTGCACTGGCCCTGTTACGAGCCGGGCGACGAGGGCGACCTCTACCTCTACGAGGACGAGTTCGACACCGAGAACGGACTGGGCCACATCGAGGGCGTGCGCCACCAGCCGCCCGCCGAGGTGCCCGACGAGGAGTATCCGCTGGTGCTGACGACCGCCCGTCTCGAAGAACACTACAACACGGGGACGATGAGCACCCGGTCGCCGACGCTCAACCGGGTCAAACCGGAGAACTTCGTCGACGTCCATCCGAACGACGCGGAACGGTACGGCATCGAGGACGGCGACGAGGTGACGATCCGCTCCCGGCGTGGGGAGATCACCGTCAAAGCGCAGGTCACCGAGGACATCAAGGAGGGCGTCATCTGGACGACGCCGCACTTCGCGGCCGCCTCGGCCAACAAACTCACGAACGACGTCCTCGACGAACGGGCGAAGATCCCCGAGTACAAAGCCGCAGCGGCCGAGATCGCGGTCGACGTCGAGCCGACCGGCGCCGAACCCGCCGACGACTGA
- a CDS encoding helix-turn-helix domain-containing protein, whose protein sequence is MSLVAIADVAHPELALAPTIRRCPDVSIEVVSHTTTDPETGLFFFLVEGADERFDQALERDQTVDSWVLVDDLESVRLYRLRHTEQTKLISPKTAALGGLMLKAESTDRGWAVRLHLPDREALADLWEYCEREGISFELYRMFRQDEWTNGFAPELTDHQRDALVAAYEAGYFEEPRETSLEELAERLGISPTAVGGRIRRGTGRLVESTLLEK, encoded by the coding sequence GTGAGCCTCGTCGCCATCGCCGACGTCGCCCATCCGGAGCTCGCGCTGGCGCCGACGATCCGTCGCTGTCCCGACGTCTCAATCGAGGTCGTCTCTCACACCACGACGGACCCAGAGACGGGGCTGTTCTTCTTCCTCGTCGAGGGCGCCGACGAGCGGTTCGACCAGGCGCTCGAGCGAGATCAGACGGTCGACAGCTGGGTGCTCGTCGACGACCTCGAGTCGGTGCGCCTCTATCGGCTCCGCCACACCGAGCAGACGAAGCTCATCTCGCCGAAGACGGCCGCACTCGGTGGGCTGATGCTGAAAGCCGAGAGTACCGATCGGGGCTGGGCCGTCAGACTCCACCTCCCCGACCGGGAGGCGCTCGCCGACCTGTGGGAGTACTGCGAGCGCGAGGGCATCTCGTTCGAACTCTACCGGATGTTCCGCCAGGACGAGTGGACGAACGGCTTCGCTCCGGAGCTAACCGACCACCAGCGTGACGCGCTGGTGGCTGCGTACGAAGCGGGCTACTTCGAGGAGCCCCGTGAGACCTCACTCGAGGAACTCGCCGAGCGTCTCGGCATCTCGCCGACGGCCGTCGGCGGCCGCATCCGGCGAGGAACCGGCCGGCTCGTCGAGTCGACGCTCCTCGAAAAATAA
- a CDS encoding polymer-forming cytoskeletal protein has translation MHSKRARRAALALAVVAVVVLGMAPGAVAAQSESGIAGTVVVEEGETVEEVSGIAGNVIVDGTVTGDVSGVAGNVYVTGDVGGNVDTFGGNVEITGTVGGDVNGAVGNVVIADGATVGGEVNLAAGTVLIEGTIDGDASIAADTITLGEEASIGGDLTYDGDLEGETDAVAGEVTRDESLGPTGFSITGPGIEIVPSLEPLTTVLSAVYAFFLNLVLGAALLALFPRFSADVADRVATDPVRSGLAGLAVLVGVPVLLLAVAITIIGIPFSIVGAFAFAFVVWIGVVYGRFAVAAWLLEQADVDNRWLALVVGLLGGAILTQVPFIGGLVNFLVFLLGLGALAVALYLRRQQPDAPEPVESGEPTVD, from the coding sequence ATGCACTCGAAACGCGCGCGTCGAGCGGCGCTCGCGCTCGCGGTGGTCGCCGTGGTCGTCCTCGGGATGGCTCCCGGCGCCGTCGCGGCCCAGTCCGAATCCGGCATCGCCGGCACGGTCGTCGTCGAGGAAGGTGAAACGGTCGAGGAGGTCAGCGGCATCGCGGGCAACGTGATCGTCGACGGAACCGTCACGGGTGACGTCAGCGGCGTCGCCGGCAACGTCTACGTCACCGGCGACGTCGGCGGCAACGTCGACACCTTTGGCGGCAACGTCGAGATCACCGGGACCGTCGGCGGCGACGTCAATGGCGCAGTGGGCAACGTCGTGATCGCCGATGGGGCGACGGTCGGCGGCGAGGTGAATCTCGCGGCGGGCACCGTCCTCATCGAGGGGACGATCGACGGCGACGCCTCGATCGCCGCAGACACCATCACGCTCGGCGAGGAGGCGTCGATCGGCGGCGACCTGACCTACGACGGCGACCTCGAGGGCGAGACGGACGCCGTCGCGGGCGAGGTGACCCGCGACGAGTCGCTCGGCCCCACCGGCTTCAGCATTACCGGCCCGGGAATCGAGATCGTGCCGTCGCTCGAGCCGCTGACCACTGTGCTGTCGGCCGTCTACGCCTTCTTCCTGAACCTCGTCCTGGGTGCGGCCCTGCTCGCGCTGTTCCCCCGGTTCTCCGCAGACGTCGCCGACCGCGTGGCGACCGATCCCGTCCGGAGCGGCCTGGCGGGCCTCGCGGTCCTCGTAGGCGTGCCGGTCCTGTTGCTCGCAGTCGCGATCACGATCATCGGCATCCCGTTCTCGATCGTCGGCGCGTTCGCGTTCGCGTTCGTCGTGTGGATCGGGGTCGTCTACGGCCGGTTCGCCGTCGCCGCGTGGCTCCTCGAGCAGGCCGACGTCGACAACCGCTGGCTCGCGCTCGTCGTCGGCCTCCTCGGTGGAGCGATTCTCACGCAGGTGCCGTTCATCGGCGGACTGGTCAACTTCCTCGTCTTCCTGCTCGGGCTCGGCGCGCTCGCCGTCGCCCTCTATCTCAGACGCCAGCAGCCCGACGCGCCTGAACCCGTCGAGTCAGGGGAGCCGACGGTGGACTGA
- the thrC gene encoding threonine synthase, translating to MSLSLSAETPDVSADAVDGVWLECIECGETYAPFEDIRYTCDECDGLLEVRYAEPATFSEFEGEGVWRYSAALPLDEGVSIQEGATPLYEVPRLEADVGVEALRIKHEGMNPTGSFKDRGMTVGVAVARELGVDRLACASTGNTSAALAAYGSRGGAEVLVLLPAGKVAAGKVGQAALHDARILEVDGNFDACLDIVRDLADRGEVYLLNSLNPFRLEGQKTIGLEILEAFQADYGTWPDRIVLPVGNAGNTSALYKAFRELVQAGELEPEEVPKLTGVQAEGAAPMVEAIENGADEVRRWEEVETIATAIRIGNPVNAPKALPGIRETGGTAVSVTDEEITDAQRELAAEGVGVEPASAASVAGLRKLREEGVVSADEQVVCLTTGHLLKDPDAAANAGNEPEPVPASTDGVLASLASERSSDQ from the coding sequence ATGAGTCTCAGTCTCTCCGCCGAGACGCCCGACGTGTCGGCCGACGCGGTCGACGGCGTCTGGCTCGAGTGTATCGAGTGTGGCGAAACGTACGCCCCGTTCGAGGACATCCGCTACACCTGCGACGAGTGCGACGGCTTACTCGAGGTCCGTTACGCCGAGCCGGCGACGTTTTCCGAGTTCGAGGGCGAAGGCGTCTGGCGATATTCGGCAGCGCTGCCGCTCGACGAAGGCGTCTCGATTCAGGAGGGGGCGACGCCGCTGTACGAGGTCCCCCGGCTCGAGGCCGACGTCGGGGTCGAGGCCCTGCGGATCAAACACGAGGGGATGAACCCGACGGGCTCGTTCAAGGACCGCGGCATGACCGTCGGCGTCGCCGTCGCCCGCGAACTCGGCGTTGACCGGCTGGCGTGTGCCTCGACGGGGAACACGAGCGCTGCGCTGGCGGCCTACGGCTCCCGCGGCGGCGCGGAGGTGCTCGTCCTCCTGCCGGCCGGCAAGGTCGCCGCCGGCAAGGTTGGCCAGGCCGCCCTCCACGACGCGCGCATCCTCGAGGTCGACGGCAACTTCGACGCCTGTCTCGACATCGTCCGCGATCTCGCCGACCGCGGGGAGGTCTACCTGCTCAACTCGCTGAACCCCTTCCGGCTCGAGGGCCAGAAGACGATCGGCCTCGAGATTCTCGAAGCGTTCCAGGCCGACTACGGCACCTGGCCCGACCGGATCGTCCTCCCCGTCGGCAACGCCGGCAACACCTCGGCGCTGTACAAGGCCTTCCGCGAACTCGTCCAGGCGGGCGAACTCGAGCCCGAGGAGGTGCCCAAACTCACGGGCGTCCAGGCCGAGGGCGCGGCGCCGATGGTCGAAGCCATCGAGAACGGCGCCGACGAGGTCCGGCGCTGGGAAGAGGTCGAGACGATCGCAACCGCGATCCGGATCGGCAACCCGGTGAACGCCCCGAAGGCGCTCCCCGGCATCCGTGAAACCGGCGGCACCGCCGTCTCGGTCACCGACGAGGAGATCACCGACGCCCAGCGCGAGCTCGCCGCGGAGGGCGTCGGCGTCGAACCCGCCTCCGCCGCCTCCGTCGCCGGCCTGCGGAAACTCCGCGAGGAGGGCGTCGTCTCAGCCGACGAGCAGGTCGTCTGTCTCACCACCGGTCACCTGCTCAAAGACCCCGACGCAGCCGCCAACGCGGGTAACGAACCCGAACCCGTTCCCGCGAGCACGGACGGCGTGCTCGCGAGCCTCGCGAGCGAGCGCTCGTCGGATCAATAG
- a CDS encoding helix-turn-helix domain-containing protein, producing the protein MDERPRHRLGELMEESDPSFETVMSCVFGIEEHETRTYLVLLGYPGSTIEELAAVLERDRSTVNRSLATLCDRGLVQRDRRLLDGGGYVYQYTAIALPEAKEALHEALDAWTATVHDVIDEFDEE; encoded by the coding sequence ATGGACGAGCGCCCTCGGCATCGACTCGGGGAGTTGATGGAGGAGTCAGATCCGTCGTTCGAAACCGTGATGAGCTGCGTCTTCGGGATCGAAGAACACGAGACGAGGACCTACCTCGTCCTGCTCGGCTACCCGGGGAGCACGATCGAGGAACTCGCGGCGGTCTTAGAGCGCGACCGGAGCACAGTCAACCGCTCGCTGGCGACGTTGTGCGATCGCGGACTCGTCCAGCGCGACCGACGACTGCTCGACGGCGGTGGCTACGTCTACCAGTACACCGCGATCGCGCTACCGGAGGCGAAAGAAGCGCTCCACGAGGCACTCGACGCCTGGACGGCGACGGTCCACGACGTGATCGACGAGTTCGACGAGGAGTGA
- a CDS encoding GAF domain-containing protein: MIDTVLYVAASNAAADDGAAELERAGSSLAVEPAVDMEKIHGYARSVDCVVFAETPTTPEGAHLLEVLEACGSTPVVLYTDAAFGPAVARSTDGVEGYVRREGDASVSHLADEIAWVCSAPDRPPSAEPAIDQLHELASRLRNCRDEDAVLEAAIETAGEVVEADAWVAFLCESREDGDWLVPAVVSTEASTDDVRDRRTDEGVTGRAFREGQAYRVDDADEMVVGEREPYQSVIAVPIAEFGVFLAVAERSDAFGEADLTFAERLGTHVFTALYRLRLEEQLRNRHRDATRLEEDVAELEETVTDLEEDVARLATARARLETAFDAVPAPVVRYEVVDGTAVVSEGNERFEEVFCDERATNGGTPLEDVLAPPAGAGEATDLNDRLLAGESQRVVARQSAGTESRPFVVHSVPLADGSRGVAICTDVTEQDRLEEELADRDDRLEELAEFVNEELRPPLNVARAYLEIVTETDDPEHYAEIEDAHERLCELLDDVQVLASDENADDDAKRAEEFVFGV; the protein is encoded by the coding sequence ATGATCGACACTGTGCTGTACGTCGCCGCGTCCAACGCGGCAGCCGACGACGGAGCGGCAGAACTCGAGCGCGCCGGCTCGAGTCTCGCGGTCGAGCCGGCCGTCGACATGGAGAAGATCCATGGATACGCCCGCAGCGTGGACTGCGTCGTCTTCGCCGAGACGCCGACGACGCCCGAGGGCGCACACCTCCTCGAGGTGCTCGAAGCCTGCGGGTCGACGCCGGTCGTGCTCTACACCGACGCGGCGTTCGGGCCGGCGGTCGCCCGATCGACCGACGGCGTCGAGGGGTACGTGCGCCGCGAGGGCGACGCGTCGGTATCCCACCTCGCCGACGAGATCGCCTGGGTGTGCTCCGCTCCGGACCGGCCACCGTCGGCGGAGCCGGCAATCGACCAGCTGCACGAACTGGCCAGCCGGCTGCGGAACTGTCGGGACGAGGACGCCGTTCTCGAGGCGGCGATCGAGACCGCCGGAGAGGTCGTCGAAGCTGACGCCTGGGTGGCCTTTCTGTGCGAGTCTCGCGAGGACGGCGACTGGCTCGTCCCGGCGGTGGTCTCGACGGAGGCGTCGACTGACGACGTCCGGGACCGACGGACGGACGAGGGCGTGACCGGGAGGGCGTTCCGAGAGGGACAGGCGTACCGCGTCGACGACGCCGACGAAATGGTCGTCGGCGAACGCGAGCCATACCAGTCGGTGATCGCCGTCCCGATCGCCGAGTTCGGCGTCTTCCTGGCCGTCGCCGAGCGATCGGACGCGTTCGGCGAAGCCGATCTCACGTTCGCCGAGCGACTCGGCACCCACGTCTTCACGGCGCTCTACCGCCTCCGGCTCGAGGAGCAACTTCGAAACCGACACAGAGACGCAACCAGACTCGAGGAGGACGTCGCCGAACTCGAGGAAACCGTCACAGACCTCGAGGAAGACGTCGCCCGGCTCGCCACAGCGCGTGCGCGACTCGAGACGGCGTTCGACGCCGTCCCGGCCCCCGTCGTTCGGTACGAGGTCGTCGACGGGACGGCGGTCGTCAGCGAGGGCAACGAGCGGTTCGAGGAAGTCTTTTGCGACGAGCGAGCGACGAACGGTGGAACGCCCCTCGAGGACGTCCTCGCCCCGCCGGCGGGCGCGGGCGAGGCGACCGACCTGAACGACCGCCTGCTCGCTGGCGAGTCCCAGCGGGTCGTCGCTCGCCAGTCGGCCGGAACCGAAAGCCGACCGTTCGTCGTCCACTCCGTCCCGCTCGCAGACGGTTCGCGGGGTGTCGCCATCTGTACCGACGTCACCGAGCAGGATCGGCTCGAGGAGGAACTCGCCGACCGGGACGACCGACTCGAGGAACTCGCCGAGTTCGTGAACGAGGAGCTCCGTCCCCCGCTGAACGTCGCCCGGGCGTACCTCGAGATCGTCACGGAGACCGACGATCCCGAGCACTACGCCGAGATCGAGGACGCCCACGAACGACTGTGTGAACTCCTCGACGACGTTCAGGTGCTCGCCAGCGACGAGAACGCGGACGACGACGCGAAACGAGCAGAAGAGTTCGTCTTCGGTGTCTAA
- a CDS encoding lipoate--protein ligase family protein — protein MRVFRGRAGTIEADRAASERLLEVAAAGEPAVRVWAPHRQVAFGRRDARLEGYERARDAARERGFPPIERSVGGRAVAYDGETALAFARAEPIADFRRGTDERYERLTADVERALAALGVAVSRGEPDHSFCPGAHSLQASASAGGGKLVGIAQRVRSDAALVSGILLVDAATDLAAVLEPVYGELDVPFDPQSVGCVAAAGGPADPTRVREVLEAALVGGRPMVEERIGRRLVDSRGEVADDRTDGRQ, from the coding sequence ATGCGCGTCTTCAGGGGCCGGGCCGGAACGATCGAGGCCGACCGCGCCGCGAGCGAGCGACTGCTCGAGGTCGCCGCGGCCGGCGAACCCGCGGTTCGGGTCTGGGCCCCCCACCGGCAGGTCGCCTTCGGTCGGCGCGACGCCAGACTCGAGGGATACGAGCGCGCCCGGGACGCTGCCCGAGAGCGTGGCTTTCCGCCGATCGAGCGCAGCGTCGGCGGGCGGGCGGTGGCCTACGACGGCGAGACGGCGCTGGCGTTCGCCCGCGCGGAACCGATCGCGGACTTCCGACGAGGGACCGACGAGCGCTACGAGCGGCTCACGGCCGACGTCGAACGAGCGCTCGCCGCCCTCGGCGTCGCGGTTTCCCGCGGCGAACCCGATCACTCGTTCTGCCCCGGGGCGCACTCGCTGCAGGCGAGCGCGTCGGCGGGCGGGGGCAAACTCGTCGGCATCGCCCAGCGCGTTCGCAGCGACGCCGCCCTCGTCTCGGGCATCCTGCTCGTCGACGCGGCGACCGACCTCGCGGCGGTGCTCGAGCCCGTCTACGGCGAACTAGACGTACCGTTCGACCCGCAGTCGGTCGGGTGCGTCGCGGCCGCCGGCGGGCCCGCCGACCCGACCCGGGTTCGCGAGGTACTCGAGGCCGCCCTCGTCGGCGGCCGACCGATGGTCGAAGAACGCATCGGTCGTCGACTCGTCGACAGCCGCGGCGAGGTCGCCGACGACCGCACCGACGGTCGTCAGTGA
- a CDS encoding replication factor C small subunit, with translation MSEADAETAAPTGRTEVWIEKYRPERLADVKGHDDIIPRLKRYIERDEVPHLMFAGPAGVGKTASSVAIAREIYGDDWRENFLELNASDQRGIDVVRDRIKNFARSSFGGYDYRIIFLDEADALTSDAQSALRRTMEQFSHNTRFILSCNYSSQIIDPIQSRCAVFRFTELGDEAVEAQIREIAAEEGIELTDDGVDAVVYAAAGDMRKAINGLQAAAVMGDVVDEESVFAITSTARPEEVEAMVEQAIDGDFTAARAALETLLTDRGLAGGDVIDQLHRSVWEFDLPEQATVRLLERLGEVDYRITEGANERLQLEAMLASLALEE, from the coding sequence ATGAGCGAGGCCGACGCCGAGACTGCGGCACCGACGGGCCGGACCGAGGTCTGGATCGAGAAGTACCGCCCGGAGCGACTCGCGGACGTCAAGGGCCACGACGACATCATCCCCCGGCTCAAACGGTACATCGAACGGGACGAGGTCCCCCACCTCATGTTTGCCGGTCCAGCAGGTGTGGGGAAAACCGCCAGCTCCGTCGCGATCGCACGTGAAATTTATGGCGACGACTGGCGCGAGAACTTCTTAGAGCTCAACGCCTCCGACCAGCGCGGTATCGACGTCGTCAGAGATCGGATCAAGAACTTCGCGCGCTCTTCGTTCGGCGGCTACGACTACCGGATCATCTTCTTGGACGAGGCCGACGCGCTCACGAGCGACGCTCAGTCCGCCCTGCGCCGGACGATGGAGCAGTTCTCTCACAACACCCGCTTCATCCTCTCGTGTAACTACTCGAGTCAGATCATCGATCCTATTCAATCTCGGTGTGCCGTCTTCCGGTTCACCGAACTCGGCGACGAGGCCGTCGAGGCCCAGATCCGCGAGATCGCCGCCGAAGAGGGGATCGAACTCACCGACGACGGCGTCGACGCCGTCGTCTACGCCGCCGCAGGCGACATGCGCAAGGCGATCAACGGCCTGCAGGCTGCGGCCGTGATGGGCGACGTCGTCGACGAGGAGTCGGTCTTCGCGATCACCTCGACCGCCCGTCCCGAGGAGGTCGAGGCGATGGTCGAACAGGCCATCGACGGCGACTTCACCGCCGCCCGCGCGGCCCTCGAGACGCTGCTCACCGACCGCGGGCTCGCTGGCGGCGACGTCATCGACCAGCTCCACCGCTCGGTCTGGGAGTTCGACCTGCCAGAGCAGGCGACCGTGCGACTCCTCGAGCGTCTCGGCGAGGTCGACTACCGGATCACGGAGGGCGCGAACGAACGGCTCCAGCTCGAGGCGATGCTGGCGTCGCTCGCGCTCGAGGAGTAG
- a CDS encoding DUF7529 family protein translates to MTDVEEHGAADPWAELLEDAESIAAEYREYGWNALVVPTAETAFVAEGERAGINAFVPEDAYEPVEMAVEHDGSTFDRADVYRRTVEETTYVLAVELDEPTETVVAVPLAYSLEHASAVLETALEEGHLPVHVRPPSVDAWVSFSHADPTLFVDAEELER, encoded by the coding sequence ATGACCGACGTCGAGGAGCACGGAGCGGCCGATCCCTGGGCAGAACTGCTCGAGGACGCCGAGTCGATCGCCGCGGAGTACCGCGAGTACGGCTGGAACGCCCTCGTCGTCCCGACGGCGGAGACGGCGTTCGTCGCCGAGGGCGAACGGGCCGGGATCAACGCGTTCGTTCCGGAGGACGCCTACGAGCCCGTCGAAATGGCGGTCGAGCACGACGGGTCGACCTTCGACCGAGCGGACGTCTACCGACGGACCGTCGAGGAGACGACGTACGTCCTCGCGGTCGAACTCGACGAGCCGACCGAGACCGTCGTGGCCGTCCCGCTCGCGTACTCGCTCGAGCACGCCAGTGCGGTCCTCGAGACCGCGCTCGAGGAAGGACACCTGCCGGTCCACGTCCGCCCGCCGTCGGTCGACGCCTGGGTGTCGTTCTCCCACGCCGATCCAACGCTGTTCGTCGACGCTGAGGAGCTCGAACGGTAA
- a CDS encoding histidine kinase, translating into MASETASQREVATETGLEAWQAGVVGGILGSVAFGVLMIATAPEMLEMMIPSMYGLEGGIAGWIVHVSHGAILGVVFAAVLAGVGRSDLGVGAAAGAGLGYGLIVWATLAVVVMPIWLGMPEMVPNLDVGSLVGHAVYGLILGVAYGALTQ; encoded by the coding sequence ATGGCATCGGAAACGGCGAGCCAACGAGAGGTAGCAACTGAAACTGGACTCGAAGCGTGGCAGGCGGGCGTCGTCGGCGGCATCCTCGGCAGCGTCGCTTTCGGCGTGTTGATGATCGCGACGGCACCCGAGATGCTCGAGATGATGATTCCCTCCATGTACGGCCTCGAGGGCGGGATCGCCGGCTGGATTGTCCACGTCTCCCACGGAGCGATCCTCGGCGTCGTCTTCGCGGCCGTTCTGGCCGGCGTCGGCCGATCCGACCTTGGCGTCGGGGCTGCGGCGGGCGCTGGTCTCGGGTACGGCCTCATCGTCTGGGCGACGCTCGCGGTCGTCGTCATGCCGATCTGGCTCGGGATGCCGGAGATGGTCCCGAACCTCGACGTGGGGAGCCTCGTCGGCCACGCCGTCTACGGACTGATCCTGGGCGTGGCGTACGGTGCTCTCACCCAATAG
- a CDS encoding DUF5806 family protein: MNEEAAGDAVDASRDDEPSTNDSSDPGASDVDADEDPGANDADEDPGASDADERAGGGGPTTNDGPMPGVPDPDAVDEADEVPEDVRKYARFKKMDGAQYDRVNEFLRDRTYVTAREWAIARLCSDFRTETGVEMTKIGENLPELVPFMTDTYTPQAVNQARSSFEDKVRKSGATFLYGAMCDFFTAEELDDVMYEATEVAKFLLEVEGVDLTVEEELEAEERISSVMREVREASRELREREDDE, translated from the coding sequence ATGAACGAGGAGGCTGCCGGTGACGCCGTCGACGCGAGCCGCGACGACGAACCGTCGACGAACGACTCGAGTGACCCCGGCGCGAGCGACGTCGACGCCGACGAGGATCCTGGCGCGAACGACGCCGACGAGGACCCCGGCGCGAGCGACGCCGACGAACGAGCCGGCGGTGGCGGCCCAACGACGAACGATGGGCCGATGCCGGGCGTTCCCGATCCCGACGCCGTCGACGAGGCCGACGAGGTACCGGAAGACGTGCGAAAGTACGCCCGATTCAAGAAGATGGACGGCGCGCAGTACGACCGGGTCAACGAGTTCCTGCGTGATCGGACATACGTCACGGCCCGGGAGTGGGCCATCGCCCGCCTTTGCTCTGATTTCCGGACCGAAACGGGCGTCGAGATGACCAAGATCGGCGAGAACCTGCCCGAACTCGTCCCGTTCATGACCGACACCTACACCCCGCAGGCGGTCAACCAGGCCCGGTCGAGTTTCGAGGACAAAGTCCGAAAATCCGGCGCGACGTTCCTCTACGGCGCGATGTGTGACTTCTTCACCGCCGAGGAGCTCGACGACGTGATGTACGAGGCCACCGAGGTCGCCAAATTCCTCCTCGAGGTCGAGGGCGTCGACCTCACCGTCGAGGAGGAACTCGAGGCCGAAGAGCGCATCTCGAGCGTGATGCGAGAAGTTCGGGAGGCGAGCCGGGAGTTACGCGAGCGCGAGGACGACGAGTAG